A region from the Lolium perenne isolate Kyuss_39 chromosome 4, Kyuss_2.0, whole genome shotgun sequence genome encodes:
- the LOC139839360 gene encoding uncharacterized mitochondrial protein AtMg00810-like, with protein sequence MYLLVYVDDIIRISLLVSAADRLVSALSGEFAITYLGWLHYFLGLEISHSEASLTLTQQKYYQDLLRRAGMLRCKAATTRMSASDRLSALDGTLLSSDDATEYRNIVGGLQYLMITRSDISYAVNSVCKFLHAPRDTHWTAMKCILRYVRVTAALGLHLRPAPSSVLSVFFDPDWAGSPDDRPSTGDMQCFMVLSDRMEFS encoded by the coding sequence ATGTACCTGTTGGTGTATGTAGATGATATCATACGGATCAGCTTGTTGGTCTCTGCTGCGGATCGTCTTGTTTCTGCCTTGAGTGGTGAATTTGCCATTACATATCTTGGTTGGCTTCACTATTTTCTTGGATTGGAAATCTCTCATTCTGAAGCTAGTCTGACTCTCACTCAGCAGAAGTACTATCAGGATTTGCTTCGACGTGCTGGTATGCTTCGGTGTAAGGCTGCTACTACTCGTATGTCAGCTTCTGATAGACTATCTGCACTTGATGGTACTCTTCTATCTTCGGATGATGCTACTGAATACCGCAATATTGTTGGTGGCTTGCAGTATTTGATGATTACTCGTTCTGATATATCCTATGCGGTTAACAGTGTGTGCAAGTTTCTTCATGCTCCTCGAGATACTCACTGGACAGCTATGAAATGTATTCTGCGCTATGTTCGGGTGACTGCTGCTCTTGGCCTGCACCTTCGGCCTGCTCCTTCTAGTGTCCTTTCGGTGTTTTTTGATCCAGATTGGGCTGGTAGTCCAGATGACAGGCCATCCACGGGGGATATGCAGTGTTTCATGGTCCTATCTGATCGCATGGAGTTCTCGTAA